A section of the Carya illinoinensis cultivar Pawnee chromosome 12, C.illinoinensisPawnee_v1, whole genome shotgun sequence genome encodes:
- the LOC122289583 gene encoding enhancer of mRNA-decapping protein 4-like, which produces MASPGNPNHQQLQHPQQQLDMQSFFKPTNPSPPQLPLPNPGGVSTPNPPNLNPSAPLPPSSGPYSYPLQSAPFHNPNPFHHHQPYPYHPHLQHQRSLSYPTPPLQPPISSSSSSPNPNPNSGARLMALLNPNLDLPPHQAPLAPPNPPSSSSSSSSAMMSLIPPSVGPRPIRLPSSKLPKGRHLVSEHAVYDVDVRLQGEVHPQLEVTPITKYQSDPQLVFGRQIAVNKSYICYGLRQGNIRVLNINTALRSLLRGHTQRVTDMTFFAEDVHLLASVGIDGRVYVWKISEGPDEEDKPQITGNAIVAIQIIGEEGASHPRVCWHCHKQEILVVGIGRRILRIDTTKVGKGEVYLAEEPLKCPVDKVIDGVQLVGNHDGEVTDLSMCQWMTTRLVSASIDGTVKIWEDRKHVPLAVFRPHEGQSVCSATFLTAPHRPDHIILITAGSLNREVKLWASTSEEGWLLPSDAESWKCTQTLELKSTDEPRVEEAFFNQVAALSQAGLLLLANAKKNAIYAVHLEYGPNPAATRMDYIAEFTVTMPILSFTGTSDILPHGEHIIQVYCVQTQAIQQYALDLAQCLPPPLEIMGLEKPDSNVLRDATSAEGFTASDPSGNKPNEALPLAGSAPKQNIQGSSSECATSVRYTVSSSSAEAATSKEINSFSMESKPLSLTPVMSDGDGVASLPIPLTPRLSRELSGFRSPTSNFEQGPPLSIHVGDQPVNDYLVERQVDTIRANSSDVSSLDDDSRNDKAKITSNAQDDLSTVLNPHIMFKQPTHLVTPSELKVNSSSGTTSILEIKSEGETSIQDVIVNSDVGNTEVEVKVVGETRSTQSDGFGPRRDSQNLLVENKEKFFCSQASDLGIEMTRECCAISSETYIVEEARQVDCVGVMEQLGQPPNADEEEVHDSTKKLPGKVSESSTSAQVLLSSTPNLKGKKQKGKSSQALGPSSPPPSVFNSTDSLNEPSGSTSLPSGEAAFSQILAMQEMLNQLMTMQKEMQKQMATMISVPVSKEGKKLETNLGRSMEKVVKANTDALWARFQEENAKNEKLLRDRTQQITSLINNFMNKDLPMMLEKAVKKEMTAVGPAVVRSITPAIEKSISSAIAESFQRGVADKTVNHLEKSVNSKLEATVARQIQVQFQTAGKQALQDALKYSLETSVIPAFEMSCKAMFEQVDATFQKGMVEHTTAAQHHFESSHSPLALALRDAINSASSVAQTLGGELLEGQRKLLSLAASGADSSAVNPLVSQLSNGPLGGLHDKVEVPVDPTKELSRLVSDRKYEEAFTTALQRSDVSIVSWLCSQVDLRGILSMVPLPLGQGVLLSLLQQLACDISNDTPRKLAWMTDVANAIIPADPMIAVHVRPIFDQVYKILNHQRSLPTITGAELSSIRLLLHVINSMLMTCK; this is translated from the exons ATGGCTTCCCCTGGTAATCCCAACCACCAACAGCTGCAACATCCCCAGCAGCAATTGGACATGCAGAGTTTCTTTAAACCCACAAATCCCTCGCCTCCACAATTACCGCTACCCAATCCCGGCGGTGTTTCTACCCCAAACCCTCCAAATCTAAACCCTTCCGCTCCCCTTCCGCCATCCTCCGGCCCCTACTCCTATCCTCTCCAATCCGCACCGTTTCACAACCCCAACCCTTTCCACCACCATCAACCCTATCCTTACCATCCCCACTTGCAGCACCAACGCTCCCTCTCTTACCCCACCCCTCCTCTCCAACCCCCCATctcttcctcctcatcttcTCCTAACCCCAATCCTAACTCTGGAGCCCGCCTTATGGCCCTCCTCAACCCCAATCTTGACCTCCCTCCTCATCAGGCCCCGCTAGCTCCTCCTAACcctccctcctcctcctcttcttcttcttctgcgaTGATGAGTTTGATACCCCCATCCGTCGGACCCCGCCCGATTCGGTTGCCCAGCAGTAAGCTTCCCAAGGGCCGGCATTTGGTCTCCGAACACGCGGTCTACGACGTGGATGTTCGGTTGCAAGGCGAGGTACATCCACAACTGGAGGTCACTCCCATTACCAAGTACCAATCCGATCCCCAGCTCGTCTTCGGCCGCCAGATTGCGGTCAACAAGTCTTATATCTGCTACGGATTGAGGCAGGGCAATATCCGTGTCCTTAATATCAACACTGCCTTGCGTTCTTTGCTTCGAGGCCACACTCAG AGGGTCACAGATATGACTTTCTTTGCTGAGGATGTTCACCTTTTGGCTAG TGTTGGGATAGATGGACGGGTTTATGTATGGAAGATTTCTGAAGGTCCAGATGAAGAAGATAAGCCTCAAATTACAGGAAATGCTATTGTTGCGATTCAAATTATAGGAGAGGAGGGAGCTTCTCATCCACGAGTTTGTTGGCACTGCCACAAACAA GAAATTTTGGTTGTTGGGATTGGAAGACGTATTCTTAGAATTGATACCACAAAAGTCGGAAAGGGTGAAGTGTATTTGGCTGAGGAACCTCTCAAATGTCCTGTTGATAAGGTCATTGATGGGGTTCAGTTGGTTGGTAACCATGATGGAGAAGTAACTGATTTGTCAATGTGCCAGTGGATGACCACCCGTTTGGTTTCAGCTTCTATCGATGGCACG GTAAAGATCTGGGAAGATCGCAAACATGTTCCACTTGCTGTATTCAGACCACATGAGGGGCAGTCTGTTTGTTCGGCGACCTTTTTAACTGCTCCCCATCGGCCGGATCACATCATACTTATCACTGCG GGGTCACTGAATCGAGAAGTGAAACTGTGGGCCTCGACAAGCGAAGAAGGCTGGCTACTGCCGAGTGATGCAGAATCATGGAAGTGTACTCAGACATTGGAGTTGAAGAGTACAGATGAACCTCGAGTTGAAGAGGCCTTCTTCAATCAAGTCGCAGCATTGTCTCAAGCAGGCCTTCTCTTACTTGCAAATGCCAAGAAGAATGCTATATATGCTGTACACTTAGAATATGGTCCTAATCCAGCAGCAACCCGCATGGATTACATAGCGGAGTTTACAGTCACCATGCCTATTTTGAGTTTTACGGGAACAAGTGATATATTACCTCACGGTGAACATATTATTCAGGTTTATTGTGTCCAGACACAGGCGATTCAGCAATATGCTTTGGACTTGGCCCAGTGCTTACCCCCACCGTTGGAGATCATGGGGTTAGAAAAGCCGGATTCAAATGTCCTGCGTGATGCAACTAGTGCTGAAGGATTTACTGCTTCAGACCCATCTGGAAATAAACCAAATGAGGCACTGCCCTTAGCTGGCTCGGCacccaaacaaaatatacaaGGAAGTAGCTCTGAGTGTGCGACTTCAGTGAGATATACTGTAAGCTCTAGTTCTGCCGAGGCAGCCACTTCGAAAGAAATTAACAGTTTCAGTATGGAATCTAAGCCTTTATCACTGACACCTGTAATGAGTGATGGTGATGGTGTCGCATCACTGCCTATTCCTTTGACTCCAAGGTTGTCTAGAGAGCTTTCTGGTTTTCGGAGTCCAACAAGTAACTTTGAACAAGGTCCCCCACTCAGTATCCATGTCGGAGACCAACCAGTTAATGATTATTTGGTTGAGAGGCAAGTGGACACCATTCGTGCAAACTCGTCTGATGTGTCTTCATTGGACGATGATTCTAGGAATGATAAGGCAAAAATTACATCAAATGCGCAGGATGATTTGTCAACTGTGCTTAATCCTCATATCATGTTCAAACAACCAACTCATCTGGTTACTCCCTCTGAGTTGAAAGTCAATTCATCCTCTGGAACAACTAGCATTCTTGAAATCAAGAGCGAGGGAGAGACAAGCATCCAGGATGTGATTGTGAACAGTGATGTGGGTAATACTGAGGTTGAGGTGAAAGTAGTTGGTGAAACAAGATCCACACAGAGTGATGGATTTGGCCCTCGAAGAGATTCTCAAAATCTTTTGGTAGAGAATAAGGAAAAGTTCTTTTGCTCACAGGCTTCAGATCTTGGTATTGAGATGACCCGAGAATGCTGTGCTATATCATCTGAAACCTACATTGTGGAGGAAGCTCGGCAAGTTGATTGCGTTGGTGTAATGGAGCAACTGGGCCAACCTCCAAATGCTGATGAGGAAGAAGTACATGACTCCACAAAAAAATTGCCTGGGAAGGTTTCTGAGTCATCTACATCTGCACAAGTTCTGCTTTCATCGACACCAaatttaaaagggaaaaaacagAAGGGTAAAAGTTCTCAAGCTTTGGGTCCATCTTCCCCGCCTCCAAGTGTTTTTAATTCAACAGATTCTTTGAATGAACCTAGTGGGAGTACGAGTCTCCCCTCCGGTGAAGCtgctttttctcaaattttggccATGCAGGAGATGCTTAATCAG CTCATGACAATGCAAAAAGAAATGCAGAAGCAGATGGCAACAATGATTTCTGTTCCAGTTAGCAAAGAAGGTAAAAAACTAGAGACAAATCTTGGGCGTAGTATGGAGAAGGTTGTCAAAGCCAATACAGATGCTTTGTGGGCTCGTTTTCAAGAAGAGAATGCAAAGAATGAGAAGTTATTGCGAGACCGTACACAGCAAATAACAAGTTTGATTAATAACTTCATGAATAAAGACTTGCCGATGATGTTAGAAAAAGCAGTGAAGAAGGAAATGACGGCTGTAGGACCAGCTGTAGTTCGCTCAATTACTCCGGCCATTGAGAAGTCAATATCTTCAGCTATTGCAGAGTCTTTTCAG AGAGGAGTCGCTGATAAGACAGTGAATCATCTGGAGAAATCTGTCAATTCAAAACTTGAAGCTACTGTTGCTAGGCAAATCCAAGTACAGTTTCAAACTGCTGGCAAACAAGCTCTTCAG GATGCTTTAAAATACAGTTTGGAAACATCAGTAATTCCTGCCTTTGAGATGTCATGTAAAGCTATGTTTGAGCAAGTAGATGCTACCTTTCAGAAAGGCATGGTTGAACATACAACTGCAGCTCAGCATCACTTTGAGTCTTCCCATTCTCCATTGGCACTTGCTTTAAGG GATGCCATTAATTCAGCATCATCTGTGGCTCAAACCTTAGGTGGAGAATTGCTTGAGGGTCAGAGAAAGCTATTATCTCTTGCAGCTTCAGGAGCAGACTCAAGTGCAGTAAATCCCTTGGTCTCCCAATTGAGCAATGGACCTTTGGGTGGTCTCCATGATAAG GTTGAGGTTCCGGTTGATCCAACAAAGGAGCTTTCAAGATTGGTATCTGACCGCAAATATGAGGAGGCTTTCACTACAGCCCTACAAAGAAGTGATGTTTCCATAGTATCCTGGTTATGTTCTCAG GTTGATCTTAGGGGGATTTTGTCAATGGTTCCGCTTCCTTTGGGCCAGGGAGTGCTGCTCTCTCTTTTGCAGCAATTGGCATGTGATATAAGTAATGATACACCACGAAAACTTGCTTGGATGACAGACGTGGCTAACGCCATAATCCCAGCGGATCCAATGATTGCCGTGCATGTGCGGCCCATCTTCGATCAAGTCTACAAGATACTAAACCACCAACGTAGTTTGCCTACGATTACTGGAGCTGAGCTCTCAAGTATCCGCCTCCTCTTGCATGTCATCAACTCCATGCTGATGACCTGTAAATGA